The following are from one region of the Ornithorhynchus anatinus isolate Pmale09 chromosome 20, mOrnAna1.pri.v4, whole genome shotgun sequence genome:
- the GSX1 gene encoding GS homeobox 1 — protein sequence MPRSFLVDSLVLRDTGEKKVPEGTHAPLFPYAVHHPPHALHGLSPGACHSRKAGLLCVCPLCVTASQLHGPPGPPTLPLLKASFPPFGSQFCHSPLARQHSSVASGVSHGPAAALYQTAYPLPDPRQFHCLSVDGTSSQLPSSKRMRTAFTSTQLLELEREFSSNMYLSRLRRIEIATYLNLSEKQVKIWFQNRRVKHKKEGKGGGGHRAGAAGGGPAHPCKCSTLPPAKGSEDDDLPMSPSSSGKDEGELTP from the exons ATGCCGCGCTCCTTCCTCGTGGATTCTCTGGTGCTGCGGGACACGGGCGAGAAGAAGGTGCCCGAGGGCACCCACGCCCCGCTCTTCCCCTACGCGGTCCATCACCCGCCCCATGCCCTCCACGGGCTGTCGCCGGGCGCCTGCCACTCGCGCAAGGCCGGGCTGCTGTGCGTCTGCCCGCTCTGTGTCACCGCCTCGCAGCTGCAcggacccccggggccgcccaCCCTCCCGCTCCTCAAGGCCTCCTTCCCCCCGTTCGGCTCGCAGTTCTGCCACTCGCCCCTGGCTCGCCAGCACTCGTCCGTCGCCTCCGGGGTCAGCCACGGGCCGGCCGCCGCCCTCTACCAGACCGCCTACCCCCTGCCGGACCCCCGGCAGTTCCACTGCCTCTCCGTGG aTGGCACCTCCAGCCAGCTGCCGAGCAGCAAGAGGATGCGGACGGCCTTCACGAGCACGCAGCTGCTGGAGCTGGAGCGCGAGTTCTCGTCCAATATGTACCTGTCCCGGCTGCGACGCATCGAAATCGCCACCTACCTCAACCTGTCCGAGAAGCAGGTGAAGATCTGGTTCCAGAACCGTCGCGTCAAGCACAagaaggagggcaagggagggggcgGCCACCGGGCCGGGGCGGCAGGAGGGGGTCCAGCCCATCCCTGCAAgtgctccaccctccctcccgccaAGGGCTCCGAGGACGACGACCTGCCCATGTCGCCCTCTTCGTCGGGGAAGGACGAGGGGGAGCTCACCCCATAG